A genomic stretch from Arachis stenosperma cultivar V10309 chromosome 3, arast.V10309.gnm1.PFL2, whole genome shotgun sequence includes:
- the LOC130965307 gene encoding protein LAZ1 homolog 2 isoform X2 gives MVPIYATESIISLWNPRLSLACDILRNYYEAFALYSFGRYLIACLGGEGRVVQLLEHESEEQLRKSLLDDSDATHHIQQRSCCNFFRRPSTLGKDLLTIEKFGLVQYMILKTVCAFLALVLELCGVYGDGEFKWYYGYPYIAVILNFSQMWALFCLVQFYNVTHERLEPIKPLAKFISFKAIVFATWWQGVGIALLCTFGVLPKEGKLQTGLQDFLICIEMAIAAIAHVCVFSAKPYHYVPVFERGEFRKETVEATLKIEEGGKEKEALVKETTTQVEAPRTSLKESVQDIVVEGGQRQVVKDVVLTINQAIGPVEKGVTKIQETFHHKTVVSSDEEEEESDIHKEVVEETLTGEEGGGIARM, from the exons ATGGTTCCAATTTATGCTACAGAGTCT attatatCTTTGTGGAATCCACGTTTATCACTCGCATGCGACATTTTAAGAAACTACTATGAAGCCTTTGCACTGTATTCTTTTGGCAGATATCTGATTGCTTGTCTTG GTGGAGAAGGAAGAGTTGTACAACTACTTGAACATGAATCTGAAGAACAACTTAGAAAATCCTTGTTGGATGATTCAGATGCCACTCACCACATACAGCAAAGATCATGTTGTAACTTCTTTAGGCGTCCAAGCACACTTGGAAAAGATCTTCTCACCATAGAAAAATTTGGGCTTGTACAATAT ATGATCCTGAAGACAGTTTGTGCATTCTTAGCATTGGTATTGGAGCTGTGTGGTGTCTATGGTGATGGAGAATTCAAGTGGTACTATGG GTATCCATATATAGCAGTAATATTGAACTTCAGCCAGATGTGGGCATTATTCTGCCTTGTGCAGTTCTATAATGTTACTCATGAGAGGCTTGAACCAATCAAGCCACTAGCAAAATTTATAAGCTTTAAGGCTATAGTGTTTGCTACTTGGTGGCAAGGTGTAGGTATCGCACTACTGTGCACATTTGGAGTTCTACCCAAAGAGGGAAAATTACAAACTGGATTGCAGGATTTTTTAATTTGCATAGAG ATGGCAATTGCAGCGATTGCTCATGTTTGTGTATTTTCAGCAAAACCATATCATTATGTTCCTGTTTTTGAACGTGGGGAATTCAGAAAGGAAACAGTAGAAGCAACTTTGAAGATAGAGGAAGGGGGCAAGGAGAAAGAAGCTTTGGTCAAAGAGACAACCACTCAAGTTGAGGCTCCAAGAACAAGCCTCAAAGAGAGTGTGCAGGATATTGTTGTTGAAGGTGGTCAAAGA CAGGTTGTGAAGGATGTTGTATTGACAATTAATCAAGCCATAGGACCTGTGGAAAAGGGAGTGACCAAAATTCAGGAAACATTCCACCACAAAACAGTGGTTTCATCAgatgaggaggaagaagaatCAGATATACATAAGGAAGTAGTAGAAGAAACTCTTACAGGGGAAGAAGGGGGTggaattgcaagaatgtaa
- the LOC130965307 gene encoding protein LAZ1 homolog 2 isoform X1 has product MAPYSISNYEGIYKNVRLPALIIAGCCVLVALVLSILLIWQHLRSYTNPGEQKWIVAVISMVPIYATESIISLWNPRLSLACDILRNYYEAFALYSFGRYLIACLGGEGRVVQLLEHESEEQLRKSLLDDSDATHHIQQRSCCNFFRRPSTLGKDLLTIEKFGLVQYMILKTVCAFLALVLELCGVYGDGEFKWYYGYPYIAVILNFSQMWALFCLVQFYNVTHERLEPIKPLAKFISFKAIVFATWWQGVGIALLCTFGVLPKEGKLQTGLQDFLICIEMAIAAIAHVCVFSAKPYHYVPVFERGEFRKETVEATLKIEEGGKEKEALVKETTTQVEAPRTSLKESVQDIVVEGGQRVVKDVVLTINQAIGPVEKGVTKIQETFHHKTVVSSDEEEEESDIHKEVVEETLTGEEGGGIARM; this is encoded by the exons ATGGCACCCTACAGTATCTCAAACTATGAAGGAATATATAAGAATGTTCGCCTGCCTGCTCTCATAATTGCAGGGTGTTGTGTGCTTGTAGCTCTAGTGCTTTCCATTCTTCTCATTTGGCAACACCTCCGATCATATACGAATCCCGGA GAACAGAAGTGGATTGTTGCTGTTATTTCTATGGTTCCAATTTATGCTACAGAGTCT attatatCTTTGTGGAATCCACGTTTATCACTCGCATGCGACATTTTAAGAAACTACTATGAAGCCTTTGCACTGTATTCTTTTGGCAGATATCTGATTGCTTGTCTTG GTGGAGAAGGAAGAGTTGTACAACTACTTGAACATGAATCTGAAGAACAACTTAGAAAATCCTTGTTGGATGATTCAGATGCCACTCACCACATACAGCAAAGATCATGTTGTAACTTCTTTAGGCGTCCAAGCACACTTGGAAAAGATCTTCTCACCATAGAAAAATTTGGGCTTGTACAATAT ATGATCCTGAAGACAGTTTGTGCATTCTTAGCATTGGTATTGGAGCTGTGTGGTGTCTATGGTGATGGAGAATTCAAGTGGTACTATGG GTATCCATATATAGCAGTAATATTGAACTTCAGCCAGATGTGGGCATTATTCTGCCTTGTGCAGTTCTATAATGTTACTCATGAGAGGCTTGAACCAATCAAGCCACTAGCAAAATTTATAAGCTTTAAGGCTATAGTGTTTGCTACTTGGTGGCAAGGTGTAGGTATCGCACTACTGTGCACATTTGGAGTTCTACCCAAAGAGGGAAAATTACAAACTGGATTGCAGGATTTTTTAATTTGCATAGAG ATGGCAATTGCAGCGATTGCTCATGTTTGTGTATTTTCAGCAAAACCATATCATTATGTTCCTGTTTTTGAACGTGGGGAATTCAGAAAGGAAACAGTAGAAGCAACTTTGAAGATAGAGGAAGGGGGCAAGGAGAAAGAAGCTTTGGTCAAAGAGACAACCACTCAAGTTGAGGCTCCAAGAACAAGCCTCAAAGAGAGTGTGCAGGATATTGTTGTTGAAGGTGGTCAAAGA GTTGTGAAGGATGTTGTATTGACAATTAATCAAGCCATAGGACCTGTGGAAAAGGGAGTGACCAAAATTCAGGAAACATTCCACCACAAAACAGTGGTTTCATCAgatgaggaggaagaagaatCAGATATACATAAGGAAGTAGTAGAAGAAACTCTTACAGGGGAAGAAGGGGGTggaattgcaagaatgtaa
- the LOC130966141 gene encoding uncharacterized protein LOC130966141: MAEEFSRSVEDGLRLAKRIYFGNDRAVAPPKPPASMTKSETGFLPTGPMVYAVINDPAIVDNPDIPSYQPHVHGRCDPPALIPIQMNAIELVAECYLDTALVTLSGTWRLHCVSSVRSSDCRIAVPMGAQGSILGAEVSVNNNRKYYFTQLVDLEGDIRKENWLEARDGGFLKPHIFTFDIPQIDGGSIISIKFRWSQNILCRNDLFSLLVPFTFPDFVNPAGKRMSKKEAMQVKVNAVTGNEFQPHQMSHPLKEKRHSDEGTKVFTYDSNVLSFTKSDFRFSYIVPSSQINGGVLLESPSSGDFGEKEVFCMYLSPGNLQSYKVFRKDIVFVIDISGSMRGKLIEDMKSSLSAALSKLDADDSFSIIAFNGESYQFSSSLELASKDNIEKATEWINMNFVAGGDTNISNPLKTAIEMLSGGRSSVPIVFLVTDGTVEDERQICDMVKKRMVKKESISPRIYTFGIGPFCNQYFLRMLAAIGRGQHDTALDVDTVQLRMQELLDKASSLVLANITVETFDNWDKVELYPFHLPDLSSTGPLVLSGSYKGRFPETVKVKGVLADFNNFDLDVKIRKFKDLPVEKLCARDQIDYLTAKAWLLENKELEQKVVELSLDTGFMSEYTGMTVLGHDLAKSKHKAKGVKYTTRKRRNIQGEPVILLPNMGIGFGDLTRTMENVQPGCEEPRLPDQAELLVLAASHCCGRLCNHCCCMCCIQCCGKINHQFANTITQLCVGIGCYSCFSCCVDLCCADMDG; this comes from the exons ATGGCCGAGGAGTTCTCGAGGTCCGTGGAGGACGGTCTCCGCCTGGCCAAGCGCATTTACTTCGGCAACGACCGTGCGGTGGCGCCGCCAAAGCCACCGGCATCCATGACGAAGTCGGAGACGGGGTTCCTTCCGACGGGACCAATGGTATACGCTGTGATCAACGACCCTGCAATTGTGGACAACCCGGATATCCCAAGCTACCAGCCTCACGTGCATGGCAGGTGCGACCCCCCGGCCCTTATCCCTATCCAGATGAACGCCATTGAGCTCGTTGCCGAATGTTACCTTGATACCGCTCTCGTTACGCTCTCCGGCACGTGGCGCCTCCATTGCGTCTCCAGCGTCCGCAGCTCCGACTGCCGCATCGCTGTTCCCATGGGTGCGCAG GGTTCAATTCTAGGTGCGGAGGTTAGTGTTAACAATAACAGGAAATACTATTTTACTCAACTAGTTGATCTCGAAGGTGACATTCGCAAGGAGAATTGGTTGGAAGCTCGGGATGGAGGATTTCTCAAGCCTCACATATTTACCTTTGATATACCACAG ATCGATGGTGGTTCCATTATATCGATTAAATTTAGATGGTCTCAGAATATACTATGCCGCAATGATCTGTTCTCCTTGCTAGTGCCATTTACCTTTCCTGATTTCGTCAATCCTGCTGGGAAAAGAATGTCCAAAAAAGAAGCAATGCAAGTAAAAGTGAATGCCGTTACTGGAAATGAGTTTCAACCTCATCAAATGAGTCATCCTCTAAAG GAAAAGAGGCACAGTGATGAAGGGACCAAGGTTTTCACTTACGACAGCAATGTTCTCTCGTTCACAAAAAGTGATTTCCGGTTTTCATATATT GTCCCTTCAAGTCAAATAAATGGTGGTGTTCTTTTGGAATCTCCATCTTCTGGAGATTTTGGTGAAAAAGAGGTGTTCTGCATGTATCTTTCCCCAGGAAATCTTCAGAGTTATAAG GTATTCAGAAAGGACATTGTATTTGTTATTGACATAAGTGGAAGCATGCGGGGAAAGTTAATCGAGGACATGAAGAGTTCCCTATCAGCTGCTCTCTCTAAGCTTGATGCTGATGATTCATTTAGTATTATAGCATTTAATGGAGAGAGCTACCAATTTTCATCATCGTTGGAATTGGCGTCTAAGGATAACATTGAAAAGGCCACTGAGTGGATTAACATGAACTTTGTTGCAGGAGGTGATACAAATATTTCAAATCCCTTAAAAACG GCAATCGAAATGTTATCTGGTGGTCGAAGTTCAGTTCCAATAGTTTTCCTAGTTACAGATGGAACAGTCGAAGATGAGAGACAAATTTGTGATATGGTAAAGAAAAGGATGGTTAAAAAAGAGTCAATATCTCCTCGAATTTACACTTTCGGAATAG GTCCATTCTGCAATCAATATTTCTTGCGGATGCTTGCTGCGATTGGAAGGGGCCAACATGATACCGCATTAGATGTAG aTACTGTTCAGCTTCGAATGCAGGAGTTGCTTGACAAAGCTTCTTCTCTCGTTCTTGCTAATATTACAGTGGAGACATTCGACAATTGGGACAAGGTTGAG TTGTACCCTTTCCATCTTCCGGATCTTTCATCAACGGGTCCCTTGGTTTTATCTGGAAGTTACAAGGGACGTTTTCCAGAAACGGTTAAAGTTAAAGGCGTCTTGGCCGATTTCAATAATTTTGATTTAGATGTGAAGATACGAAAGTTTAAGGACTTGCCTGTAGAAAAG TTATGTGCAAGAGATCAAATAGATTATCTGACTGCAAAAGCATGGCTGTTGGAAAATAAAGAATTAGAACAAAAG GTTGTAGAATTGAGCTTAGATACTGGATTTATGTCTGAGTACACAGGTATGACAGTTCTTGGGCATGACCTAGCAAAGAGCAAGCACAAAGCAAAG GGtgt AAAGTACACCACTAGGAAAAGAAGAAACATCCAAGGGGAGCCTGTGATCTTGCTCCCAAACATGGGTATCGGCTTTGGCGACTTGACCAGAACTATGGAGAATGTTCAACCGGGATGCGAAGAACCAAGGTTGCCCGATCAAGCTGAGCTGCTTGTTCTAGCAGCATCACATTGTTGTGGTAGACTATGCAACCATTGTTGTTGCATGTGCTGCATCCAGTGCTGTGGCAAGATAAACCACCAATTCGCAAATACAATTACTCAGCTTTGTGTTGGCATAGGATGTTACAGTTGTTTTAGCTGTTGTGTAGATTTGTGCTGTGCTGATATGGATGGATAG